A region of the Arthrobacter sp. FW306-07-I genome:
CGCCGCTACCTGCTTGGCATCCTCCTGGTCACCGCCTCCATCGGCATCAAGCCCATTACCGTGCTGCTGCTGCCGTTCATCGGCATCATGTGGGCCGGTCCTTCCGCCACCTGGCCGCGCAAGTTCCTGATGTGGGCCGCGACGGCGGGCATCAGCTTCGGCGTCCTGGTCCTCAGCGGCATCCCATTCAATCTGGGCATCGGATGGACCTGGGCCATCATGGATCCCACCCCCGGCTACACCGGCTACTCACCGTCAGGCTTCCTCGGCCAACAGGTGGAGATGCTCGCCAACGCGCTGGGACTGCCCGGCGGGACGCTGGCCACGTGGCTGCGGACCGCCATGAAGTGGGCCGCCATCGCCCTGGTCCTGCTGCTGATGTTCCGCGGCGACTACTCCCGGGCGGTGCGCCGGATGGCCCTGGCGTTCACCGCCGTCGTGATGCTCTCGCCCATCATCCAGCCCTGGTACATCCTGTGGTTCCTGCCGTTCCTTGCCGTCACCGGGATCCGGGACGACTGGCAGATCCGGTCGCTGTACGTGGGCGTGACGTTCTTTGTCGTGTTCGGCGCCCAGGACCAACTCTCGGTCTGGTCCTTCGTGGAACTGCCCATCGACGCCTCGTCCCTGGCGTTCTTCACCGCCCTGGCGTTCACGTTCTACCTGCTGGTTTTGGACGTCCACACGCGCAAACTGCTCATCGAAGGCAAACCGCTGGACCTGGCCCGCCGGGGCTGGGAGTGGGCTCTGGAACGCCGGGCCCAGCGCCGGGCAGCGGCCGCCCGCCAGGGCGACAGCGCCGCCGTCGAACGCCGCGAAGCCCCTTAGGCTCCCGCCGGAACCGTCGCTGCAGTCTTCCGTCCCAGCTCGGCCGTCCGCTTCACCGACCACCACAGCAGCACCACCAGGAGCACGTTGCGGGTGGTGAGGATGGCGGCCATGACCGGGTGGGCGTGGATGAGCGGGGTGTAGAACAGGGGGTAGATCACGAAGGTTGTCATGGCGATGCCCATGAGCAGGGCCGCCGGGACTTTCCACCGCTCCCAGTCGTGCGTCAGGCCCGCAATGATCACCGGGGCCAGCCAGATGATGAACTGCGGCGAGCCCACCTTGTTGAACACAATGAACGCGGTGACCATCATGAGCGAACCCTCAAGGAAGAGTTCCTCACGCTCCGCGCCGCGGCGCATGGCCCGCACCAGCAGGATGGCCGCGGTGACGGCGGCGAGGATCAGCAGCGGCTGCATGAGGAACGCCGCGGTGCTGGCTCCCGGCCCGTAGACCTCGGTGGAGTTGATGGCCGTGTTGTCCGCCATTTTCGAACCGGCGATATGGAACACGCTCAACCAGACCCAGGGGGTGGAGAACGTTGCCTCGAGCTGCATGCCGCGCTCGCCCTGGTTCAGGAGGAAGTCCATGATGTGCGGGAGGCCGCCGGACAGCCACGTCCCCAGGCCCACGACGGCGGTGACGGCAACGCCGGCGAGCACCACCTGGAGGCGCTTGTGGCTTGCGATGACGATGGGCACCAGGACGGCGGCCGGCCACACCTTGATCCACGTGGCAATGCTGAGCAGAAGGCCCGCCACCACGGGCCGTTCGGCGGCGTAGAGCAGGGCGATCAGCACGATCGGGGCCGTGATGCCTTCCACCCGGGCGAAGCTCAGGTAGCCCATGAAGACCGTGAAGAACAGCCACCACCAGGCCGGCGCAACGCCCGTCACTTTCCGGGGGCCCCGGGTGAGGTAGAGCAGGCCGACGGCGTTGAGCGCCGCGATGATCAGGAACCAGACCAGGAGGTAGAGACTGGG
Encoded here:
- the mptB gene encoding polyprenol phosphomannose-dependent alpha 1,6 mannosyltransferase MptB gives rise to the protein MTAGGSHLRTSESRPGTSAEASMPAKGRAYLATLEGFIGALMMFVGSIGTGWIANGSPMIRQPVVIALRTEGWGVAVSTVLLTAGAMLLMRSWLRLGQRLGDWGQSSLRSVVVAISAWSLPLLFCVPVFSRDVYAYTGQGRLVMEGQNPYEVGISTLNNWFALGADPAWAENRTPYGPYFLWLARAVVGLTGAQPDASVLLFRLLAGVGVLLCVIYVPKLAELHGINGARALWISVANPLFLISFIASAHNDALMVGLAVAGVYLAATRRYLLGILLVTASIGIKPITVLLLPFIGIMWAGPSATWPRKFLMWAATAGISFGVLVLSGIPFNLGIGWTWAIMDPTPGYTGYSPSGFLGQQVEMLANALGLPGGTLATWLRTAMKWAAIALVLLLMFRGDYSRAVRRMALAFTAVVMLSPIIQPWYILWFLPFLAVTGIRDDWQIRSLYVGVTFFVVFGAQDQLSVWSFVELPIDASSLAFFTALAFTFYLLVLDVHTRKLLIEGKPLDLARRGWEWALERRAQRRAAAARQGDSAAVERREAP
- a CDS encoding DUF2029 domain-containing protein; protein product: MTVRTKLLPAKVVDWFARPSSVWWGFAVVHLYFLGWMASFFLNGDTFSDTEQYRQWAMDGYNPADLTGKISPWVYPVLAQIPIFLANLAGPSLYLLVWFLIIAALNAVGLLYLTRGPRKVTGVAPAWWWLFFTVFMGYLSFARVEGITAPIVLIALLYAAERPVVAGLLLSIATWIKVWPAAVLVPIVIASHKRLQVVLAGVAVTAVVGLGTWLSGGLPHIMDFLLNQGERGMQLEATFSTPWVWLSVFHIAGSKMADNTAINSTEVYGPGASTAAFLMQPLLILAAVTAAILLVRAMRRGAEREELFLEGSLMMVTAFIVFNKVGSPQFIIWLAPVIIAGLTHDWERWKVPAALLMGIAMTTFVIYPLFYTPLIHAHPVMAAILTTRNVLLVVLLWWSVKRTAELGRKTAATVPAGA